The following proteins are encoded in a genomic region of Galbibacter sp. BG1:
- a CDS encoding ABC transporter permease yields the protein MLRLLQIEFIKLWNNRSSRILIIAYFVLLTFIALFATVKFDIGDVHFQLADQGIFNFPYIWHFNTYIAAFFKLFLAIVIVSMMSNEYSNKTIKQNLIDGLSKKEFILSKFITVVLFAAASTVFIFIVSFILGLIYSDYNELSIIFSGLGYLVAFFVKLLGFFSFCLFLGIFVKRSAFALGFLILWQVIEGIIYGLIRWQTTDVITQRITQFLPLEAMSNLIKEPFSRLGAVQSVANQIGESYVKDYAVHWYEILIVLVWTFLFIYLSYALLKKRDL from the coding sequence ATGCTACGACTGCTACAAATAGAATTTATAAAACTTTGGAACAACCGATCGAGCAGAATATTAATAATTGCCTATTTTGTGCTTCTTACTTTTATTGCGCTTTTCGCCACGGTTAAGTTCGATATTGGGGATGTCCATTTTCAATTGGCCGACCAAGGTATATTCAACTTCCCCTACATTTGGCACTTTAACACCTACATAGCCGCATTTTTTAAACTCTTTCTGGCAATTGTTATTGTTTCCATGATGTCTAACGAATACAGCAATAAAACCATAAAGCAAAACCTTATTGACGGGCTGAGCAAAAAGGAGTTTATATTATCCAAATTCATTACGGTAGTGCTCTTCGCTGCAGCCTCTACGGTTTTTATTTTTATAGTTTCTTTCATATTGGGGCTCATTTATTCCGATTACAATGAACTTAGCATCATATTCTCTGGACTTGGCTACCTTGTAGCCTTCTTTGTAAAGCTATTGGGGTTTTTCTCCTTCTGTTTATTTCTAGGGATTTTTGTAAAAAGATCTGCCTTTGCCCTTGGCTTTTTAATTCTTTGGCAAGTAATAGAAGGCATTATTTACGGACTTATAAGATGGCAAACAACCGATGTAATCACCCAACGAATTACACAATTCCTCCCATTGGAAGCCATGAGCAATCTTATAAAAGAACCTTTTAGCAGGCTGGGTGCAGTGCAATCGGTAGCCAACCAAATTGGGGAATCTTATGTAAAAGATTATGCGGTACATTGGTATGAAATCTTAATTGTTTTGGTATGGACGTTTCTATTTATTTATCTATCTTATGCATTGCTTAAAAAACGCGATTTATAA